From the Deinococcus radiophilus genome, one window contains:
- a CDS encoding RsmD family RNA methyltransferase, which translates to MSLRILGGVAKGRPLKVPESARPSGARIRKSLFDLLHSRRPPGGTQPVTFVDLHGGSGAIGLEAASRGYRVTLIEKEGRSVKALEQNARDLDLWREVRIIKGDAAGQIGRLPPADIVFSDPPYEQDIPALIEQILQSTALAPGGLLIAQHERRVKPPQVPGFDLDTRYYGSNALSLYTRSESGAAEDRAAT; encoded by the coding sequence ATGAGCCTGCGTATTCTCGGTGGTGTCGCCAAGGGCCGCCCCCTCAAGGTCCCCGAATCGGCCCGCCCCAGCGGTGCGCGTATTCGCAAGAGCCTCTTTGATCTGCTGCACAGTCGGCGCCCCCCGGGAGGCACCCAGCCGGTGACGTTTGTGGACCTGCACGGCGGCAGTGGGGCCATCGGGCTGGAGGCGGCCAGCCGGGGCTACCGCGTCACATTGATCGAAAAAGAAGGCCGCAGCGTCAAGGCCCTGGAGCAAAATGCCCGTGACCTGGACCTCTGGCGCGAGGTGAGGATCATCAAGGGCGACGCGGCAGGCCAAATCGGACGCCTGCCCCCGGCCGACATCGTCTTCAGCGATCCGCCCTACGAGCAGGACATTCCTGCTCTGATCGAACAGATTCTTCAGTCCACGGCCCTGGCTCCTGGTGGCCTCCTGATCGCGCAGCACGAGCGCCGGGTCAAGCCACCCCAGGTCCCTGGATTCGATCTGGATACGCGCTATTACGGCAGCAACGCGCTGAGCTTGTATACGCGCAGCGAGAGCGGGGCAGCGGAGGACAGGGCGGCAACCTAG